Proteins encoded together in one Rhizobium bangladeshense window:
- a CDS encoding aspartate aminotransferase family protein — translation MSNRLNAPNDLRAFWMPFTANRQFKKEPRLFVGAKDMYYTTHDGRQVLDGTAGLWCVNAGHCRPKITEAIREQAGELDYAPAFQLGHPKAFELANRLVDIAPEGMNHVLYTNSGSESVETALKVALAYHRVKGNGSRFRLIGRERGYHGVNFGGISVGGIVANRKMFGTLLTGVDHMPHTHQPGKNNFTRGEPEHGGDIATELERIVTLHDASTIAAVIIEPVAGSTGVLIPPKGYLQKLREICTKHGILLIFDEVITGFGRLGAPFAAQYYDVKPDMITTAKGLTNGVIPMGAVFVTSEIHDAFMNGPEHMIEFFHGYTYSGNPIASAAALATLDTYKEEGLLTRAAELSDYWADALHSLRDCPNVIDIRNTGLIGAIELNPIAGEPTKRAFTAFLKAYESGLLIRTTGDIIALSPPLIIEKQHIDELFGKLRTILQNNI, via the coding sequence ATGTCCAACCGCCTCAATGCGCCGAACGATCTTCGTGCCTTCTGGATGCCCTTTACGGCAAATCGCCAGTTCAAGAAGGAGCCGCGGTTGTTCGTTGGCGCCAAGGACATGTATTATACCACCCATGACGGCCGTCAGGTGTTGGACGGCACGGCGGGCCTGTGGTGCGTCAACGCCGGCCACTGCCGTCCGAAGATCACCGAGGCGATCCGGGAACAGGCGGGTGAACTCGATTACGCGCCGGCCTTCCAGCTTGGCCATCCCAAGGCCTTCGAACTGGCGAACCGCCTGGTCGATATCGCTCCGGAAGGCATGAACCACGTCCTCTACACCAATTCCGGCTCCGAATCCGTCGAGACCGCGCTCAAGGTGGCGCTCGCCTATCACCGAGTGAAGGGCAACGGTTCTCGCTTCCGCCTGATCGGTCGCGAGCGCGGCTATCATGGCGTCAATTTCGGCGGCATCTCCGTCGGCGGCATCGTCGCCAACCGCAAGATGTTCGGCACGCTTCTGACCGGCGTCGATCACATGCCGCACACCCACCAGCCCGGCAAGAACAACTTCACCCGCGGCGAGCCTGAGCATGGCGGCGACATCGCCACCGAACTCGAGCGCATCGTCACGCTGCATGACGCCTCCACCATCGCAGCCGTCATTATCGAGCCGGTGGCGGGCTCCACGGGCGTCCTGATTCCACCGAAGGGCTACCTGCAGAAGCTGCGCGAAATCTGCACCAAACACGGCATCCTTCTGATCTTCGACGAAGTCATCACCGGCTTCGGCCGTCTCGGCGCCCCCTTCGCCGCGCAATATTACGACGTCAAGCCCGACATGATCACGACCGCAAAGGGGCTGACCAACGGCGTCATCCCGATGGGCGCCGTATTCGTTACCTCAGAGATCCATGACGCCTTCATGAACGGCCCGGAGCACATGATCGAGTTCTTCCACGGCTATACCTATTCGGGGAACCCGATCGCTTCCGCCGCAGCCCTCGCCACGCTCGACACCTACAAGGAAGAAGGTCTGCTCACCCGCGCCGCCGAGCTTTCCGACTATTGGGCCGACGCGCTGCATTCGCTCAGGGACTGCCCCAACGTCATCGACATCAGGAACACCGGCCTGATCGGCGCAATTGAACTCAATCCGATCGCCGGCGAGCCGACGAAGCGCGCCTTCACCGCTTTCCTGAAGGCCTATGAGAGCGGGCTTCTGATCCGCACCACCGGCGACATCATCGCGCTCTCCCCGCCGCTGATCATCGAAAAGCAGCACATTGACGAGCTCTTCGGCAAGCTGCGAACCATCCTGCAGAATAATATCTGA
- a CDS encoding HD-GYP domain-containing protein: MLKRIDAGQVRIGMFVEAIEGLWQDPLLSRRRFSLRREVDAAKIRKCGTASVVINTSKGLDTNGLPGRDIEIDIQAACEAVQKSVRLLEEAFARLRNGEGFSIDHVAPVISFVSKSMDENPAVFLSVTRLKSKDEVTFLHSISVSALMILFSRHLALDEHTIQTLGTAGLLHDVGKLEVPLEVLNKTGPLEQDEIGLLRGHPEKGHAMLSLQEGMPEIVLDVCLNHHERIDGKGYPRRLSGSEVSLHTRMATICDVYDAITSVRPYKAPWSASQALKWMFSAEGHFDRQLLKKFALCLSVASVS, from the coding sequence ATGCTGAAGCGTATCGACGCCGGTCAGGTGCGTATCGGAATGTTTGTGGAGGCTATCGAGGGCCTGTGGCAGGATCCGTTGTTATCGAGGCGCAGGTTTTCCCTGCGGCGTGAGGTCGATGCCGCAAAAATTCGCAAATGCGGCACCGCCAGCGTCGTCATCAATACCAGCAAGGGGCTCGATACCAACGGCCTCCCGGGCCGTGACATCGAGATCGACATCCAGGCCGCGTGCGAGGCCGTTCAGAAATCCGTACGGTTATTGGAAGAGGCTTTCGCGAGGCTGCGGAACGGCGAGGGCTTCAGCATCGATCACGTGGCGCCTGTGATCTCGTTCGTCTCCAAGTCGATGGATGAGAACCCCGCAGTTTTCCTGAGCGTCACGCGTCTGAAATCAAAAGATGAAGTGACCTTCCTGCATTCCATTTCGGTGAGCGCGCTGATGATCCTTTTCAGCCGCCATCTCGCACTCGACGAGCATACGATTCAGACGCTCGGCACGGCTGGTTTGCTGCACGATGTGGGCAAGCTCGAAGTTCCGCTTGAGGTGCTGAACAAGACGGGGCCCCTGGAACAGGACGAGATCGGCTTGCTTCGGGGCCATCCGGAGAAGGGGCACGCGATGCTGTCGCTGCAGGAGGGCATGCCGGAGATCGTTCTCGACGTTTGCCTCAATCATCACGAGCGCATTGACGGTAAAGGCTATCCGCGCCGGTTGTCCGGCAGCGAAGTGAGCCTTCACACGCGGATGGCGACTATCTGCGATGTCTATGACGCCATCACTTCCGTGCGGCCATATAAGGCGCCGTGGAGTGCCAGCCAGGCACTGAAATGGATGTTCAGCGCCGAGGGGCATTTTGATCGCCAACTCCTGAAAAAATTCGCCCTCTGCCTTTCCGTCGCCTCTGTGAGCTGA
- a CDS encoding branched-chain amino acid ABC transporter substrate-binding protein, translating into MTLKTLTATLVASLAFAPLAHADITIGLIAPLTGPVAAYGDQVKNGAQTAVDEINKKGGILGEKVVLELADDAGEPKQGVSAANKVVGDGIRFVVGPVTSGVAIPVSDVLAENGVLMVTPTATAPDLTKRGLTNVLRTCGRDDQQAEVAAKHVLKNFKDKRIAIVNDKGAYGKGLADAFKATLNAGGVTEVVNDAITPGDKDFGALTTRIKSEKVDIVYFGGYHPEGGLLARQLHDLSANAMIIGGDGLSNTEFWAIGTDAAAGTLFTNASDATKNPDSKAAAEALAAKNIPAEAFTLNAYAAVEVLKAGIEKAGSAEDAEAVAAALKGGMEVPTAIGKLTYGETGDLTSQSFSLYKWEGGKIVAAE; encoded by the coding sequence ATGACCCTCAAGACATTGACGGCGACCCTCGTCGCGTCACTCGCCTTTGCGCCCCTTGCCCATGCCGATATCACCATCGGCCTCATCGCGCCGCTGACCGGTCCCGTCGCCGCCTATGGCGATCAGGTGAAGAACGGCGCTCAGACCGCCGTCGACGAGATCAACAAGAAGGGCGGAATCCTCGGCGAGAAAGTCGTCCTCGAACTGGCCGACGATGCCGGCGAACCGAAGCAGGGCGTTTCCGCCGCCAACAAGGTTGTCGGCGACGGCATCCGCTTCGTCGTCGGACCAGTAACATCGGGCGTTGCGATCCCGGTTTCGGACGTTCTGGCTGAAAATGGTGTGCTGATGGTCACCCCGACCGCCACGGCCCCCGACCTCACCAAGCGCGGCCTCACCAACGTGCTGCGCACTTGCGGCCGCGACGACCAGCAGGCCGAAGTCGCCGCCAAACACGTGCTGAAGAATTTCAAGGACAAGCGCATCGCTATCGTCAACGACAAGGGCGCCTACGGCAAGGGTCTTGCCGATGCCTTCAAGGCGACGCTCAATGCCGGCGGCGTCACCGAAGTCGTCAATGACGCCATCACCCCCGGCGACAAGGATTTCGGCGCGCTCACCACCCGCATCAAGTCCGAAAAGGTCGACATCGTCTACTTCGGCGGCTACCACCCCGAGGGCGGCCTGCTCGCCCGCCAGCTGCACGATCTTTCCGCCAACGCGATGATCATCGGCGGCGATGGTCTCTCGAACACCGAGTTCTGGGCGATCGGTACGGATGCAGCGGCAGGAACGCTGTTCACCAATGCTTCCGATGCCACCAAGAACCCGGACTCCAAGGCTGCCGCAGAAGCGCTTGCCGCCAAGAACATTCCGGCCGAGGCCTTTACGCTCAACGCCTACGCCGCTGTTGAAGTTTTGAAAGCCGGCATCGAAAAGGCCGGCAGCGCCGAGGATGCCGAAGCCGTCGCGGCCGCTCTGAAGGGCGGCATGGAGGTTCCGACCGCCATCGGCAAGCTCACCTACGGCGAGACCGGCGACCTGACCTCGCAGAGCTTCTCGCTTTACAAGTGGGAAGGCGGCAAAATCGTCGCTGCCGAGTAG
- the ade gene encoding adenine deaminase encodes MTTKLERLIDQGVGRVPADIVLKGGSFFDLVTGEIVHSDIAIGADRIVGTSGNYEGEVEIDISGRTVVPGFIDTHLHIESSLVTPHEFDRCVLPYGVTTAICDPHEIANVLGTEGIEFFLESALETIMDIRVQLSSCVPATHLETAGADLPIERLLPFRDHPKVIGLAEFMNFPGVIHKDPVCMAKLDAFQGVHIDGHAPLLSGNDLNGYLAAGIRTEHECTSAAEALEKIRKGMHILVREGSVSKDLAALIPIITERLSPYLALCTDDRNPLDIAEQGHLDHMIRTAIAKGVEPLAIYRAASISAARAFGLRDRGLVAPGWRADLVILDSLQSCRAEMVFSAGRHVTDTLFATRKPVAPIGLDSVKARTVNAAHFGVPVAEGETSVIGVLPGKIITEHRRYRLPARGNETTVDLANDIIKVAVIERHGKNGNHANGFVQGFGLKKGAIASTVGHDSHNICVIGVNEDDMARAANRLGEIKGGFVVVEDGNITGEIALPVAGLMSIEPYETVRDTLHHLRKAAFALGATLEEPFLQLAFLPLPVIPHLKISDRGMVDVDRFALIE; translated from the coding sequence ATGACCACCAAGCTCGAACGTCTTATCGACCAGGGTGTGGGCCGCGTGCCCGCCGACATCGTGCTGAAGGGCGGTAGCTTCTTCGATCTCGTTACCGGCGAAATCGTCCACTCCGACATCGCCATCGGCGCCGACCGCATCGTCGGTACTTCAGGCAATTATGAGGGCGAAGTCGAAATCGACATATCAGGCAGAACTGTCGTTCCGGGCTTCATCGACACACATCTGCACATCGAGTCCTCGCTCGTGACCCCGCATGAATTCGACCGCTGCGTCCTGCCCTACGGCGTCACCACCGCCATCTGCGATCCGCATGAGATCGCAAATGTTCTCGGCACCGAGGGCATCGAATTCTTCCTTGAATCCGCGCTGGAGACAATCATGGACATCCGTGTCCAGCTCTCCTCCTGCGTGCCGGCAACGCATCTCGAAACTGCGGGCGCCGACCTGCCGATCGAGCGCCTCCTGCCCTTCCGCGATCACCCGAAGGTGATCGGCCTTGCCGAGTTCATGAATTTCCCCGGGGTGATCCATAAGGATCCCGTTTGCATGGCCAAACTTGACGCCTTCCAGGGCGTCCATATCGATGGCCACGCGCCGCTTCTTTCCGGCAACGACCTCAACGGCTATCTCGCGGCCGGCATACGCACTGAGCATGAGTGCACGAGCGCCGCCGAGGCGCTGGAAAAGATCCGCAAGGGCATGCACATCCTGGTACGCGAGGGCTCGGTCTCCAAGGACCTCGCCGCGCTGATCCCCATCATCACCGAGCGGCTTTCGCCTTACCTCGCGCTCTGCACCGACGACCGCAACCCGCTCGATATTGCCGAACAGGGCCATCTCGATCATATGATCCGCACGGCGATCGCCAAGGGCGTCGAGCCCCTGGCCATCTACCGCGCCGCCTCGATCTCGGCCGCCCGCGCCTTCGGCCTCAGGGACCGCGGTCTGGTTGCGCCAGGCTGGCGCGCCGACCTCGTCATTCTCGACAGCCTGCAGAGCTGCCGCGCCGAGATGGTCTTTTCCGCCGGCCGCCATGTCACTGACACGCTCTTTGCCACGCGCAAACCGGTCGCCCCGATCGGCCTCGACAGCGTCAAGGCCCGAACGGTCAACGCCGCCCATTTCGGAGTCCCCGTCGCCGAGGGTGAAACATCGGTCATTGGCGTCCTGCCGGGCAAGATCATCACTGAGCATCGCCGCTACCGCCTGCCGGCCAGAGGTAACGAGACAACGGTTGATCTTGCCAACGACATCATCAAGGTCGCGGTCATCGAGCGTCACGGCAAGAACGGCAATCATGCCAACGGCTTCGTCCAGGGCTTCGGGCTGAAGAAGGGTGCGATCGCCTCCACGGTCGGCCACGACAGCCACAATATCTGCGTCATCGGGGTCAATGAGGACGACATGGCGCGCGCCGCAAACCGCCTCGGCGAGATCAAGGGCGGTTTCGTCGTCGTCGAGGACGGCAACATCACCGGCGAAATCGCCCTTCCCGTCGCCGGCCTGATGAGCATCGAGCCGTACGAAACCGTGCGCGACACGCTGCACCATCTGCGCAAGGCCGCCTTCGCGCTCGGCGCCACACTGGAAGAGCCATTCCTCCAGCTTGCCTTTCTGCCGCTGCCCGTCATCCCGCACCTGAAGATTTCCGACCGCGGCATGGTCGACGTGGACAGGTTCGCGCTGATCGAGTGA
- a CDS encoding alpha-glucosidase, translated as MALQAGGNADWWRGAVIYQVYPRSFQDTNSDGLGDLKGITRRLQHIASLGVDAIWLSPFFKSPMADMGYDVSDYCDVDPIFGTLADFDEMMAEAHRLGIKVIIDQVISHTSDRHPWFIESRSNRTNPKADWYVWADPKPDGTAPNNWLSIFGGPGWEWDGVRRQYYQHNFLTSQPDLNFHCNEVQDAVLETVKFWLDRGVDGFRLDTVNYYFCDKQLRSNPPHEPDTSDGGLDAPDTNPYGMQNHLYDKTQPENIGFLKRFRALLDRYEDRTTVGEVGDGARSLKTVAAYTSGDDKLHMCYTFDLLGPDFTAAHIRSCVEASQKVVTHGWVCWAFSNHDVMRHVSRFALTEEERPVIAKLAISVLAALRGSICLYQGEELGLPEAELAFEDLRDPYGIRFWPAFKGRDGCRTPMPWEAGKAHAGFTSGEKSWLPVPYEQAALSVDTQEDSDSSVLHHYRRTLAFRKSRPALIDGEMTFVGTNQDLLAFTREKGGEKLLFVFNLTRKPAEFRLPDGMALGEPLAMPGFEAVAGAGPVRLAALDGFCARVSAGGASGIVLSKLLDKVSDAEPVEGDEGWR; from the coding sequence ATGGCATTGCAGGCAGGCGGGAATGCGGACTGGTGGCGCGGCGCGGTAATCTATCAGGTTTATCCGCGTTCGTTTCAGGACACCAACAGCGACGGGCTCGGCGACCTCAAGGGAATTACCCGGCGGCTGCAACATATCGCCAGCCTCGGCGTGGATGCCATCTGGCTCTCACCCTTCTTCAAGTCTCCCATGGCCGACATGGGCTACGACGTTTCCGATTATTGCGACGTCGACCCAATTTTTGGCACGCTGGCCGATTTCGACGAGATGATGGCCGAGGCGCACAGGCTCGGCATCAAAGTGATCATCGACCAAGTGATCTCGCACACTTCCGACCGCCATCCCTGGTTCATTGAAAGCCGGTCGAACCGGACCAATCCGAAGGCGGACTGGTATGTCTGGGCCGATCCGAAGCCTGATGGTACGGCGCCAAACAACTGGCTGTCGATATTCGGCGGGCCTGGCTGGGAATGGGACGGCGTGCGCCGGCAATATTACCAGCACAATTTCCTGACCTCGCAGCCCGACCTCAATTTCCACTGCAACGAAGTGCAGGACGCGGTGCTGGAAACGGTGAAGTTCTGGCTCGACCGCGGCGTCGACGGCTTCCGGTTGGACACGGTCAATTATTATTTTTGCGACAAGCAGCTCCGAAGCAATCCCCCGCATGAGCCCGATACCAGTGACGGGGGTCTCGATGCGCCCGACACCAACCCCTACGGTATGCAGAACCACCTATACGACAAGACGCAGCCGGAAAATATCGGCTTCCTCAAGCGCTTCCGCGCGCTGCTCGACCGCTATGAGGACCGCACGACCGTCGGCGAAGTCGGCGACGGCGCACGTTCGCTGAAGACGGTCGCCGCCTATACGAGCGGCGACGACAAGCTGCACATGTGCTACACCTTCGATCTGCTGGGGCCGGATTTCACCGCCGCGCATATTCGCAGTTGCGTCGAGGCCTCCCAGAAGGTGGTCACCCACGGCTGGGTCTGCTGGGCCTTCTCCAATCACGACGTCATGCGCCATGTCAGCCGGTTCGCGCTGACGGAGGAGGAGCGGCCTGTTATCGCCAAGCTCGCGATCTCAGTACTTGCGGCTCTGCGCGGTTCGATCTGCCTTTATCAAGGCGAGGAGCTTGGATTGCCGGAAGCGGAGCTTGCCTTCGAGGATCTGCGGGATCCCTACGGCATCCGGTTCTGGCCGGCCTTCAAGGGCCGCGACGGATGCCGCACCCCGATGCCCTGGGAAGCCGGCAAGGCGCATGCGGGCTTCACCTCGGGCGAAAAGAGCTGGCTGCCGGTTCCCTACGAGCAGGCAGCACTCTCCGTCGACACGCAGGAGGACAGCGACAGCTCTGTCCTGCATCACTATCGCCGGACGCTCGCATTCCGGAAGAGCCGCCCGGCGCTCATCGACGGCGAGATGACCTTCGTCGGCACCAACCAGGACCTGCTCGCCTTTACCCGCGAAAAGGGCGGAGAGAAACTGCTGTTCGTTTTCAACCTGACGCGCAAACCGGCGGAATTCCGTCTGCCCGACGGCATGGCGCTCGGGGAGCCGCTCGCTATGCCGGGGTTTGAGGCGGTTGCAGGAGCAGGGCCGGTGAGGCTTGCGGCGCTGGATGGGTTCTGTGCGCGGGTTTCGGCAGGCGGCGCGAGCGGGATTGTTCTATCGAAGCTGCTCGACAAGGTATCCGATGCGGAGCCGGTCGAAGGCGACGAAGGTTGGCGATAG
- a CDS encoding ABC transporter permease: protein MILNPAKRELLTEELLQAEGLAPEGRSLTRDALRRLGRNKAAVLSIAVLGLLILAAFLGPWFIPFNYEDPDWAAFRIPPSIETGHYFGTDPNGRDLLARVLYGTRVSLAVALTATVVSVLIGVLYGAISGYIGGRLDAIMMRFVDIMYALPYILFVILLMVIFGRNVYLLFAAIGALEWLTMARIVRGQTLSIKHREFIEAARASGQRPFKIIVKHIIPNLVGPVVIFAALTVPEIIATESFLSYLGFGVQEPLTSLGTLIAEGTDAMESMPWLLIFPASFLVALLLSLLFIGDGLRDAFDPKDR, encoded by the coding sequence ATGATCCTCAACCCCGCAAAACGCGAGCTGCTCACAGAGGAGCTTCTGCAGGCGGAAGGGCTGGCGCCCGAAGGCCGTTCGCTCACCAGGGATGCGCTGCGCCGCCTCGGACGCAACAAGGCCGCCGTGCTGTCGATTGCCGTCCTGGGGCTCCTGATCCTCGCCGCCTTTCTCGGCCCCTGGTTCATCCCCTTCAACTACGAGGACCCGGATTGGGCGGCCTTCCGCATCCCGCCCTCGATCGAGACCGGCCATTATTTCGGCACCGACCCGAACGGCCGCGACCTCCTTGCCCGCGTCCTCTACGGCACCCGCGTCTCGCTTGCCGTGGCGCTGACGGCAACCGTCGTGTCCGTCTTGATCGGCGTGCTCTACGGCGCGATATCTGGCTATATCGGTGGCAGGCTGGATGCGATCATGATGCGCTTCGTCGATATCATGTATGCCCTTCCCTACATCCTCTTCGTCATCCTGCTGATGGTTATCTTCGGTCGCAACGTCTATCTGCTGTTTGCCGCTATTGGCGCGCTGGAGTGGCTGACCATGGCCCGCATCGTCCGCGGGCAGACGCTGTCGATCAAGCATCGCGAATTCATCGAGGCGGCGCGTGCTTCCGGGCAGCGGCCGTTCAAGATCATCGTCAAGCACATCATCCCGAACCTCGTCGGCCCGGTGGTCATTTTTGCGGCGCTGACGGTGCCTGAAATCATCGCCACCGAAAGTTTCCTGTCCTATCTCGGCTTCGGCGTCCAGGAACCGCTGACCTCGCTCGGCACGCTGATCGCCGAGGGAACCGACGCCATGGAAAGCATGCCTTGGCTGCTGATCTTCCCGGCAAGTTTCCTCGTCGCCCTGCTGCTCAGCCTGCTCTTCATCGGCGACGGCCTGCGCGACGCCTTCGACCCGAAGGATCGATAG
- a CDS encoding ABC transporter ATP-binding protein, producing MLQEKDILLELKDYSIAFKTPDGEVKAVSNMNLTVRRGERIAIVGESGSGKSQTFLGIMGLLAKNGRTAGQALLEGKDVLSLKPRELDQIRGKDMAMVFQDPMTALNPSLKISRQLTEQLEVHRGLTARAASDAALDMLKRVGIPDPTRRFHLYPHELSGGMRQRIVIAMALLTKPKLLIADEPTTALDVTIQAQILDLFNDLTAEMNTALVMITHDLGVVAGLADRVAVMYAGRIVEEAPVDELFDNPAHPYTAALHASIPRPDQDVDDLVVIPGRPPNLQHLPKGCNFSPRCSQVQDDCIDRPPPLETLAPRHCAACYHPFPRREELLNHG from the coding sequence ATGCTTCAAGAAAAAGACATCCTGCTCGAACTCAAGGACTACTCCATCGCCTTCAAAACGCCGGACGGCGAGGTGAAGGCGGTCTCCAACATGAACCTCACGGTCCGGCGCGGCGAGCGCATCGCCATCGTCGGCGAGTCCGGCTCCGGCAAGAGCCAGACCTTCCTCGGCATCATGGGCCTGCTCGCCAAGAACGGCAGGACGGCGGGACAGGCGCTGCTCGAAGGCAAGGACGTGCTGTCGCTGAAACCGCGCGAGCTCGATCAGATCCGCGGCAAGGACATGGCCATGGTCTTCCAGGACCCGATGACCGCCTTGAACCCATCGCTGAAAATTTCCCGACAGCTGACCGAACAGCTGGAGGTTCACCGCGGCCTGACGGCGCGTGCCGCATCGGACGCTGCCCTCGACATGCTCAAACGCGTCGGCATCCCCGATCCGACGCGGCGATTCCATCTTTATCCGCACGAACTGTCAGGCGGCATGCGCCAGCGCATCGTCATCGCCATGGCGCTGCTCACCAAGCCGAAGCTCCTGATTGCCGACGAGCCGACGACCGCACTCGATGTCACCATCCAGGCGCAGATCCTCGACCTTTTCAACGACCTGACGGCGGAGATGAACACGGCGCTTGTCATGATCACCCACGATCTGGGCGTCGTTGCCGGCCTCGCCGACCGCGTCGCCGTCATGTATGCCGGCCGCATCGTCGAGGAGGCGCCCGTCGACGAGCTCTTCGACAATCCGGCCCATCCCTATACGGCGGCGTTGCATGCCTCTATCCCGCGGCCCGACCAAGATGTCGACGACCTCGTCGTTATTCCCGGGCGCCCGCCCAACCTGCAGCACCTGCCGAAGGGTTGCAATTTTTCGCCGCGCTGTTCGCAGGTCCAGGACGATTGCATCGACCGTCCGCCTCCGCTCGAAACGCTGGCGCCGCGCCACTGCGCCGCCTGCTACCATCCCTTCCCGCGTCGTGAGGAGTTGTTGAACCATGGCTGA
- a CDS encoding ABC transporter ATP-binding protein: MADRSLLRVENLTTQFELPAKGFFKPPVFLTAVNNVSFDLAEGRTLGVVGESGCGKSTLGRSILRLLKSQKGRILWQGRNLLDLTEEEMRAARRDMQIIFQDPIASLDPRMTVGDIIAEPLTVFEPKLSKAERTERVRQIMGAVGLVPEMINRYPHEFSGGQAQRIGIARAVITRPKLIICDEPVSALDVSIQGQVITLLRKLRKEFGLTLIFISHDLSVVRLISDDVLVLYLGRVVESGDCATVFDHPAHPYTQALFSAAPIPDPKLARLRTRIRLQGDPPSPLNPPKGCVFSPRCWKATDICRTEMPPIEEVRPGQKAACYHMDRPSME; encoded by the coding sequence ATGGCTGATCGGTCGCTGCTGAGGGTCGAAAACCTGACGACCCAGTTCGAACTTCCGGCAAAAGGCTTCTTCAAGCCGCCGGTCTTCCTCACCGCCGTCAACAATGTCAGCTTCGATCTCGCCGAAGGCCGCACGCTCGGTGTCGTCGGTGAATCCGGTTGCGGCAAGTCGACGCTCGGCCGCTCCATCCTACGGCTTTTGAAATCGCAGAAGGGCCGGATTCTCTGGCAGGGCCGCAATCTTCTCGACCTCACGGAGGAGGAAATGCGCGCGGCGCGCCGCGACATGCAGATCATTTTTCAGGATCCGATCGCTTCGCTCGACCCGCGCATGACGGTCGGAGACATCATCGCCGAGCCCCTCACCGTCTTCGAGCCGAAGCTTTCGAAGGCCGAGCGCACCGAACGCGTTCGTCAGATCATGGGCGCCGTCGGCCTGGTGCCGGAGATGATCAACCGCTATCCGCATGAGTTCTCGGGCGGCCAGGCGCAGCGCATCGGCATTGCCCGCGCCGTCATCACCAGACCGAAGCTCATCATCTGCGACGAGCCGGTATCGGCCCTCGACGTCTCGATCCAGGGCCAGGTGATCACGCTCCTGCGCAAGCTGCGCAAGGAATTCGGCCTGACGCTGATCTTCATCAGTCACGACCTTTCCGTCGTGCGCCTGATCTCGGACGATGTACTGGTGCTCTATCTCGGCCGTGTAGTGGAATCGGGCGACTGCGCCACCGTCTTCGATCATCCCGCCCATCCCTATACGCAGGCGCTCTTTTCCGCAGCCCCGATCCCGGACCCGAAACTCGCGCGGCTGCGTACCCGTATCCGCCTGCAGGGTGATCCGCCCTCGCCGCTCAACCCGCCGAAAGGCTGCGTCTTCTCACCCCGTTGTTGGAAGGCCACCGATATCTGTCGCACGGAAATGCCGCCGATCGAGGAAGTCCGCCCCGGCCAGAAGGCCGCCTGCTATCATATGGACAGGCCATCAATGGAATGA
- a CDS encoding sugar kinase, whose amino-acid sequence MVELSQAGDGLLRKGFAGDTFNTAWYARACLGADWSVDYFTALGDDAMSDEMAAFIAEAGIGTSLIRRIKGRTPGLYMINLKNGERSFSYWRDSSAARSLAADPDHLREAVEAADVIYFSGITLAILPQEDAATLLAEIRRAKAVGKLVVFDPNIRPRLWSSYDVMHTTISEGARSSVLVMPSFDDEAAHFGDDSIEATVHRYRALGALNVVVKNGADGVTLNFAGEETFVPAEKVEKVVDTTSAGDSFNGAFLARYLDSEDAPAAARFAAGVAARVVSEHGALVPREKLGLSGG is encoded by the coding sequence ATGGTGGAACTCTCGCAGGCCGGCGACGGCCTGCTGCGCAAGGGCTTTGCCGGCGACACCTTCAACACCGCCTGGTATGCCCGCGCTTGCCTTGGCGCCGATTGGTCGGTCGATTATTTCACCGCGCTTGGCGACGACGCCATGTCGGACGAGATGGCTGCCTTCATCGCCGAGGCGGGTATCGGCACGAGCCTCATCCGCCGCATCAAAGGCAGGACGCCGGGCCTTTACATGATCAACCTGAAGAACGGCGAACGCTCCTTCAGCTATTGGCGCGACAGTTCCGCGGCCCGTAGCCTCGCTGCCGATCCTGACCATCTGCGCGAGGCGGTGGAAGCCGCTGATGTCATCTATTTCTCCGGCATCACCCTTGCCATCCTGCCGCAGGAGGATGCCGCAACGCTTCTCGCCGAGATCCGACGCGCCAAGGCCGTCGGCAAGCTCGTGGTTTTCGACCCCAACATCCGTCCTCGCCTCTGGTCGAGTTACGACGTAATGCATACGACGATCAGTGAAGGCGCCCGCTCCTCCGTGCTCGTCATGCCGAGCTTTGACGATGAGGCCGCCCATTTCGGCGACGATTCCATTGAGGCGACAGTCCATCGCTACCGCGCGCTAGGCGCCCTCAACGTCGTGGTCAAAAATGGCGCGGACGGTGTCACCTTGAATTTCGCCGGAGAGGAAACCTTCGTTCCGGCCGAAAAGGTCGAGAAGGTCGTTGACACCACCAGCGCCGGCGACAGTTTCAATGGTGCCTTCCTCGCACGATACCTCGATAGCGAGGACGCGCCGGCCGCCGCCCGCTTCGCCGCAGGCGTTGCGGCTCGCGTCGTCAGCGAACATGGGGCATTGGTTCCAAGAGAAAAACTTGGGTTGAGCGGTGGCTGA
- the gstI gene encoding glutamine synthetase translation inhibitor GstI: MPTGFHRESATIYQFPVKPTRAANRFERARLMEREAADVCDAALDSCWYHDEAVRETDRPTKS, from the coding sequence ATGCCCACCGGTTTCCATCGTGAATCCGCGACGATCTACCAGTTTCCCGTCAAGCCGACGCGCGCCGCAAACCGGTTCGAACGCGCCAGGCTGATGGAGCGCGAGGCGGCTGATGTCTGCGATGCGGCGCTCGATAGCTGCTGGTATCATGACGAGGCGGTTCGCGAGACAGATCGGCCGACGAAGTCCTGA